A DNA window from Primulina tabacum isolate GXHZ01 chromosome 12, ASM2559414v2, whole genome shotgun sequence contains the following coding sequences:
- the LOC142521215 gene encoding uncharacterized protein LOC142521215 isoform X2, with translation MLQCHKETIARLFYNVSSSFLLLFIFFHFTSIFLAKLFIFFGGNPFYQRNRDCYVFNSFSEEEVEEGDEWSCYKPMEEGKLETNLIYGDHEPFIRNSKEELGKESLDSSEATCYGSPDNVEFGDEEVVKEDHVVRDSDSCFDSEEVENDPTSNYGSSLRDDNEIENGDKNQQTKELNFSKEENFLVFQPSKSEGKKLVQENDEGEIFGDTFTIGSTSKDSSEWRSSINCRDSCTDDPFSSSSRRSCPKWESYTLFQKYDEEMLFLDRISAQKLHETETLKSIQACPRSISERIVHKLGIINKKTSRYRHNPYQELEAAYVAQICLTWEALNWNYKYFQRLRASRREHDPGCPAYIAQQFQQFQVLLQRYVENEPYEHGRRPEIYARIRSLAPKLLQVPEYRDSDQDDKREAESNGSRIPSISFLHIMKESIRTFMNFMKQDRRNHFQILAAFFSRKRSGSANATLHHLLKRVNKMVNMYVTIYTCNLINHFHSMLTNISWIYKPQKKAKLNGLKRSGKCLRKRRIREEEELEILMALIDLKVVSRVLRMADLSGEQLNWCENKMSKVRLSDRKLQRDSFPLFFPSH, from the exons atgcTGCAATGTCACAAAGAAACAATTGCTAGGCTTTTCTACAATGTCTCCAGCTCTTTCTTGcttctcttcatcttcttccaTTTCACTTCCATATTTCTTGCCAAATTGTTCATCTTCTTTGGAGGCAATCCATTCTACCAaag GAACCGAGATTGCTATGTATTCAACAGTTTCTCCGAGGAAGAAGTTGAAGAGGGGGACGAGTGGTCTTGCTACAAGCCGATGGAGGAAGGAAAACTCGAGACGAACCTAATTTATGGAGATCACGAACCATTCATTCGGAATTCGAAAGAGGAGTTGGGAAAAGAGAGTTTGGATAGTAGCGAGGCAACATGTTATGGCTCACCAGATAACGTCGAATTCGGTGACGAAGAGGTTGTTAAAGAGGATCATGTGGTGAGAGATTCTGATTCTTGTTTTGATTCTGAGGAAGTTGAAAATGACCCCACTTCGAATTATGGCTCCAGCTTGAGGGATGACA ATGAGATTGAGAATGGCGACAAGAATCAGCAGACAAAGGAGCTGAATTTCAGTAAAGAAGAGAATTTTCTTGTGTTTCAACCATCCAAATCAGAAGGCAAGAAGCTGGTGCAGGAAAATGATGAGGGTGAAATATTTGGAGACACTTTTACGATAGGATCGACTTCGAAAGATTCATCAGAATGGCGAAGCTCTATCAACTGTAGGGACTCTTGTACTGATGATCCATTTTCGTCTTCGTCTCGTAGAAGCTGCCCCAAGTGGGAATCATACACCTTGTTCCAGAAATATGATGAAGAAATGCTGTTTTTAGATCGAATCAGCGCTCAAAAACTTCATGAAACAG AAACACTAAAATCCATACAGGCATGTCCAAGATCCATATCTGAAAGGATTGTTCATAAACTAGgaataataaacaaaaaaacatCAAGATATCGTCACAATCCGTATCAAGAACTGGAGGCTGCTTATGTAGCACAGATTTGTTTAACATGGGAAGCCCTCAACTGGAACTACAAGTATTTTCAACGTCTAAGAGCCTCTCGTCGTGAGCATGATccggggtgccctgcttatatcGCGCAACAGTTCCAACAGTTTCAAGTCCTTCTGCAGAGGTATGTCGAAAATGAGCCATATGAGCATGGGAGAAGACCAGAAATCTATGCTAGGATAAGGAGTTTAGCACCAAAATTGCTTCAGGTCCCGGAATACCGAG ATTCGGATCAAGACGATAAAAGAGAGGCCGAAAGCAATGGATCAAGAATCCCTTCAATTTCATTTCTTCATATCATGAAAGAATCAATAAGGACATTCATGAATTTCATGAAACAAGACAGGAGGAATCACTTCCAAATATTAGCAGCTTTCTTTAGCAGAAAAAGAAGTGGATCAGCTAATGCAACTCTACACCACTTACTAAAAAGAGTGAACAAAATGGTAAATATGTATGTAACTATCTATACATGCAACTTGATTAATCACTTTCATTCCATGTTAACAAACATCTCTTGGATTTATAAACCACAGAAAAAGGCCAAGTTGAATGGCCTTAAACGATCCGGGAAATGCTTGCGAAAGAGGCGGATAAGAGAGGAGGAAGAACTGGAGATTTTGATGGCTTTGATAGACCTCAAAGTGGTGTCAAGAGTTTTAAGAATGGCTGATTTGAGTGGCGAACAGCTGAATTGGTGTGAGAATAAGATGAGCAAAGTGAGACTCTCTGATAGGAAATTACAAAGAGATTCCTTTCCACTTTTCTTTCCTTCTCACTGA
- the LOC142521215 gene encoding uncharacterized protein LOC142521215 isoform X1 has product MLQCHKETIARLFYNVSSSFLLLFIFFHFTSIFLAKLFIFFGGNPFYQRNRDCYVFNSFSEEEVEEGDEWSCYKPMEEGKLETNLIYGDHEPFIRNSKEELGKESLDSSEATCYGSPDNVEFGDEEVVKEDHVVRDSDSCFDSEEVENDPTSNYGSSLRDDSYTPDEIENGDKNQQTKELNFSKEENFLVFQPSKSEGKKLVQENDEGEIFGDTFTIGSTSKDSSEWRSSINCRDSCTDDPFSSSSRRSCPKWESYTLFQKYDEEMLFLDRISAQKLHETETLKSIQACPRSISERIVHKLGIINKKTSRYRHNPYQELEAAYVAQICLTWEALNWNYKYFQRLRASRREHDPGCPAYIAQQFQQFQVLLQRYVENEPYEHGRRPEIYARIRSLAPKLLQVPEYRDSDQDDKREAESNGSRIPSISFLHIMKESIRTFMNFMKQDRRNHFQILAAFFSRKRSGSANATLHHLLKRVNKMVNMYVTIYTCNLINHFHSMLTNISWIYKPQKKAKLNGLKRSGKCLRKRRIREEEELEILMALIDLKVVSRVLRMADLSGEQLNWCENKMSKVRLSDRKLQRDSFPLFFPSH; this is encoded by the exons atgcTGCAATGTCACAAAGAAACAATTGCTAGGCTTTTCTACAATGTCTCCAGCTCTTTCTTGcttctcttcatcttcttccaTTTCACTTCCATATTTCTTGCCAAATTGTTCATCTTCTTTGGAGGCAATCCATTCTACCAaag GAACCGAGATTGCTATGTATTCAACAGTTTCTCCGAGGAAGAAGTTGAAGAGGGGGACGAGTGGTCTTGCTACAAGCCGATGGAGGAAGGAAAACTCGAGACGAACCTAATTTATGGAGATCACGAACCATTCATTCGGAATTCGAAAGAGGAGTTGGGAAAAGAGAGTTTGGATAGTAGCGAGGCAACATGTTATGGCTCACCAGATAACGTCGAATTCGGTGACGAAGAGGTTGTTAAAGAGGATCATGTGGTGAGAGATTCTGATTCTTGTTTTGATTCTGAGGAAGTTGAAAATGACCCCACTTCGAATTATGGCTCCAGCTTGAGGGATGACAGTTATACTCCAG ATGAGATTGAGAATGGCGACAAGAATCAGCAGACAAAGGAGCTGAATTTCAGTAAAGAAGAGAATTTTCTTGTGTTTCAACCATCCAAATCAGAAGGCAAGAAGCTGGTGCAGGAAAATGATGAGGGTGAAATATTTGGAGACACTTTTACGATAGGATCGACTTCGAAAGATTCATCAGAATGGCGAAGCTCTATCAACTGTAGGGACTCTTGTACTGATGATCCATTTTCGTCTTCGTCTCGTAGAAGCTGCCCCAAGTGGGAATCATACACCTTGTTCCAGAAATATGATGAAGAAATGCTGTTTTTAGATCGAATCAGCGCTCAAAAACTTCATGAAACAG AAACACTAAAATCCATACAGGCATGTCCAAGATCCATATCTGAAAGGATTGTTCATAAACTAGgaataataaacaaaaaaacatCAAGATATCGTCACAATCCGTATCAAGAACTGGAGGCTGCTTATGTAGCACAGATTTGTTTAACATGGGAAGCCCTCAACTGGAACTACAAGTATTTTCAACGTCTAAGAGCCTCTCGTCGTGAGCATGATccggggtgccctgcttatatcGCGCAACAGTTCCAACAGTTTCAAGTCCTTCTGCAGAGGTATGTCGAAAATGAGCCATATGAGCATGGGAGAAGACCAGAAATCTATGCTAGGATAAGGAGTTTAGCACCAAAATTGCTTCAGGTCCCGGAATACCGAG ATTCGGATCAAGACGATAAAAGAGAGGCCGAAAGCAATGGATCAAGAATCCCTTCAATTTCATTTCTTCATATCATGAAAGAATCAATAAGGACATTCATGAATTTCATGAAACAAGACAGGAGGAATCACTTCCAAATATTAGCAGCTTTCTTTAGCAGAAAAAGAAGTGGATCAGCTAATGCAACTCTACACCACTTACTAAAAAGAGTGAACAAAATGGTAAATATGTATGTAACTATCTATACATGCAACTTGATTAATCACTTTCATTCCATGTTAACAAACATCTCTTGGATTTATAAACCACAGAAAAAGGCCAAGTTGAATGGCCTTAAACGATCCGGGAAATGCTTGCGAAAGAGGCGGATAAGAGAGGAGGAAGAACTGGAGATTTTGATGGCTTTGATAGACCTCAAAGTGGTGTCAAGAGTTTTAAGAATGGCTGATTTGAGTGGCGAACAGCTGAATTGGTGTGAGAATAAGATGAGCAAAGTGAGACTCTCTGATAGGAAATTACAAAGAGATTCCTTTCCACTTTTCTTTCCTTCTCACTGA
- the LOC142521215 gene encoding uncharacterized protein LOC142521215 isoform X3, giving the protein MLQCHKETIARLFYNVSSSFLLLFIFFHFTSIFLAKLFIFFGGNPFYQRNRDCYVFNSFSEEEVEEGDEWSCYKPMEEGKLETNLIYGDHEPFIRNSKEELGKESLDSSEATCYGSPDNVEFGDEEVVKEDHVVRDSDSCFDSEEVENDPTSNYGSSLRDDSYTPDEIENGDKNQQTKELNFSKEENFLVFQPSKSEGKKLVQENDEGEIFGDTFTIGSTSKDSSEWRSSINCRDSCTDDPFSSSSRRSCPKWESYTLFQKYDEEMLFLDRISAQKLHETETLKSIQACPRSISERIVHKLGIINKKTSRYRHNPYQELEAAYVAQICLTWEALNWNYKYFQRLRASRREHDPGCPAYIAQQFQQFQVLLQRYVENEPYEHGRRPEIYARIRSLAPKLLQVPEYRDSDQDDKREAESNGSRIPSISFLHIMKESIRTFMNFMKQDRRNHFQILAAFFSRKRSGSANATLHHLLKRVNKMKKAKLNGLKRSGKCLRKRRIREEEELEILMALIDLKVVSRVLRMADLSGEQLNWCENKMSKVRLSDRKLQRDSFPLFFPSH; this is encoded by the exons atgcTGCAATGTCACAAAGAAACAATTGCTAGGCTTTTCTACAATGTCTCCAGCTCTTTCTTGcttctcttcatcttcttccaTTTCACTTCCATATTTCTTGCCAAATTGTTCATCTTCTTTGGAGGCAATCCATTCTACCAaag GAACCGAGATTGCTATGTATTCAACAGTTTCTCCGAGGAAGAAGTTGAAGAGGGGGACGAGTGGTCTTGCTACAAGCCGATGGAGGAAGGAAAACTCGAGACGAACCTAATTTATGGAGATCACGAACCATTCATTCGGAATTCGAAAGAGGAGTTGGGAAAAGAGAGTTTGGATAGTAGCGAGGCAACATGTTATGGCTCACCAGATAACGTCGAATTCGGTGACGAAGAGGTTGTTAAAGAGGATCATGTGGTGAGAGATTCTGATTCTTGTTTTGATTCTGAGGAAGTTGAAAATGACCCCACTTCGAATTATGGCTCCAGCTTGAGGGATGACAGTTATACTCCAG ATGAGATTGAGAATGGCGACAAGAATCAGCAGACAAAGGAGCTGAATTTCAGTAAAGAAGAGAATTTTCTTGTGTTTCAACCATCCAAATCAGAAGGCAAGAAGCTGGTGCAGGAAAATGATGAGGGTGAAATATTTGGAGACACTTTTACGATAGGATCGACTTCGAAAGATTCATCAGAATGGCGAAGCTCTATCAACTGTAGGGACTCTTGTACTGATGATCCATTTTCGTCTTCGTCTCGTAGAAGCTGCCCCAAGTGGGAATCATACACCTTGTTCCAGAAATATGATGAAGAAATGCTGTTTTTAGATCGAATCAGCGCTCAAAAACTTCATGAAACAG AAACACTAAAATCCATACAGGCATGTCCAAGATCCATATCTGAAAGGATTGTTCATAAACTAGgaataataaacaaaaaaacatCAAGATATCGTCACAATCCGTATCAAGAACTGGAGGCTGCTTATGTAGCACAGATTTGTTTAACATGGGAAGCCCTCAACTGGAACTACAAGTATTTTCAACGTCTAAGAGCCTCTCGTCGTGAGCATGATccggggtgccctgcttatatcGCGCAACAGTTCCAACAGTTTCAAGTCCTTCTGCAGAGGTATGTCGAAAATGAGCCATATGAGCATGGGAGAAGACCAGAAATCTATGCTAGGATAAGGAGTTTAGCACCAAAATTGCTTCAGGTCCCGGAATACCGAG ATTCGGATCAAGACGATAAAAGAGAGGCCGAAAGCAATGGATCAAGAATCCCTTCAATTTCATTTCTTCATATCATGAAAGAATCAATAAGGACATTCATGAATTTCATGAAACAAGACAGGAGGAATCACTTCCAAATATTAGCAGCTTTCTTTAGCAGAAAAAGAAGTGGATCAGCTAATGCAACTCTACACCACTTACTAAAAAGAGTGAACAAAATG AAAAAGGCCAAGTTGAATGGCCTTAAACGATCCGGGAAATGCTTGCGAAAGAGGCGGATAAGAGAGGAGGAAGAACTGGAGATTTTGATGGCTTTGATAGACCTCAAAGTGGTGTCAAGAGTTTTAAGAATGGCTGATTTGAGTGGCGAACAGCTGAATTGGTGTGAGAATAAGATGAGCAAAGTGAGACTCTCTGATAGGAAATTACAAAGAGATTCCTTTCCACTTTTCTTTCCTTCTCACTGA